One window of Zalophus californianus isolate mZalCal1 chromosome 3, mZalCal1.pri.v2, whole genome shotgun sequence genomic DNA carries:
- the ZIC2 gene encoding zinc finger protein ZIC 2 isoform X1 translates to MLLDAGPQFPAIGVGSFARHHHHSAAAAAAAAAEMQDRELSLAAAQNGFVDSAAAHMGAFKLNPGAHELSPGQSSAFTSQGPGAYPGSAAAAAAAAALGPHAAHVGSYSGPPFNSTRDFLFRSRGFGDSAPGSGQHGLFGPGAGGLHHAHSDAQGHLLFPGLPEQHGPHGSQNVLNGQMRLGLPGEVFGRSEQYRQVASPRTDPYSAAQLHNQYGPMNMNMGMNMAAAAAHHHHHHHHPGAFFRYMRQQCIKQELICKWIDPEQLSNPKKSCNKTFSTMHELVTHVSVEHVGGPEQSNHVCFWEECPREGKPFKAKYKLVNHIRVHTGEKPFPCPFPGCGKVFARSENLKIHKRTHTGEKPFQCEFEGCDRRFANSSDRKKHMHVHTSDKPYLCKMCDKSYTHPSSLRKHMKVHESSPQGSESSPAASSGYESSTPPGLVSPSAEPQSSSNLSPAAAAAAAAAAAAAAAVSAVHRSGGSGGGGAGGGSGGGSGGGGGGAGGGGGGSSGGGSGTAGGHSGLSSNFNEWYV, encoded by the exons ATGCTACTGGACGCGGGGCCGCAGTTCCCGGCCATCGGGGTGGGCAGCTTCGCGCGCCACCATCACCActcggccgcggcggcggcggcggcggctgccgAGATGCAGGACCGCGAACTGAGCCTGGCCGCGGCGCAGAACGGCTTCGTGGACTCGGCGGCCGCGCACATGGGCGCCTTCAAGCTCAACCCAGGCGCGCACGAGCTGTCCCCGGGCCAGAGCTCGGCGTTCACGTCGCAGGGCCCCGGCGCCTACCCTGGCTCTGCCGCGGCTGCCGCTGCAGCCGCCGCGCTTGGGCCCCATGCGGCGCACGTCGGCTCCTACTCCGGGCCGCCTTTCAACTCCACCCGGGACTTCCTGTTCCGCAGCCGGGGCTTCGGGGACTCGGCGCCGGGCAGCGGGCAGCACGGGCTGTTTGGGCCAGGAGCGGGCGGCCTGCACCATGCGCACTCGGACGCGCAGGGCCACCTCCTCTTCCCCGGCCTCCCGGAGCAGCACGGGCCGCACGGCTCGCAGAATGTGCTCAACGGGCAGATGCGCCTGGGGCTGCCCGGCGAGGTGTTCGGGCGCTCGGAGCAGTACCGCCAGGTGGCCAGCCCGCGGACCGACCCCTACTCGGCGGCGCAGCTCCACAACCAGTACGGTCCCATGAATATGAACATGGGTATGAACATGGCAGCGGCCGcggcccaccaccaccaccaccaccaccaccctggtgCCTTTTTCCGCTACATGCGGCAGCAGTGCATCAAGCAGGAGCTCATCTGCAAGTGGATCGACCCTGAGCAGCTGAGCAACCCCAAGAAGAGCTGCAACAAAACTTTCAGCACCATGCACGAGCTGGTGACCCACGTTTCCGTGGAGCACGTCGGCGGCCCCGAGCAGAGCAACCACGTCTGCTTCTGGGAGGAGTGTCCGCGCGAGGGCAAACCCTTCAAGGCCAAATACAAACTGGTCAACCACATCCGCGTGCACACAGGCGAGAaacccttcccctgccccttcccggGCTGCGGCAAGGTCTTCGCGCGCTCCGAGAACCTCAAGATCCACAAAAGGACCCACACAG GGGAGAAGCCCTTCCAGTGTGAGTTCGAGGGCTGCGACCGGCGCTTCGCCAACAGCAGCGACAGGAAGAAGCACATGCACGTCCACACCTCCGATAAGCCCTATCTGTGCAAGATGTGCGACAAGTCCTACACGCACCCCAGCTCACTGCGGAAACACATGAAG GTCCATGAGTCCTCCCCGCAGGGCTCTGAGTCCTCCCCGGCCGCCAGCTCGGGCTACGAGTCGTCCACGCCCCCGGGGCTGGTGTCCCCCAGCGCCGAGCCCCAGAGCAGCTCTAACCTCTCCCCGGcagcggccgcggcggcggcggcggcggcggcggcggcggcggccgtgTCCGCGGTGCACCGGAGCGGAGGctcgggcggcggcggcgcgggcggcggctcCGGCGGAGgcagcggcgggggcggcggcggggcgggcggcgggggcggcggcagcTCTGGCGGGGGCAGCGGGACAGCCGGGGGCCACAGCGGCCTCTCCTCCAACTTCAATGAATGGTACGTGTGA
- the ZIC2 gene encoding zinc finger protein ZIC 2 isoform X2: MLLDAGPQFPAIGVGSFARHHHHSAAAAAAAAAEMQDRELSLAAAQNGFVDSAAAHMGAFKLNPGAHELSPGQSSAFTSQGPGAYPGSAAAAAAAAALGPHAAHVGSYSGPPFNSTRDFLFRSRGFGDSAPGSGQHGLFGPGAGGLHHAHSDAQGHLLFPGLPEQHGPHGSQNVLNGQMRLGLPGEVFGRSEQYRQVASPRTDPYSAAQLHNQYGPMNMNMGMNMAAAAAHHHHHHHHPGAFFRYMRQQCIKQELICKWIDPEQLSNPKKSCNKTFSTMHELVTHVSVEHVGGPEQSNHVCFWEECPREGKPFKAKYKLVNHIRVHTGEKPFPCPFPGCGKVFARSENLKIHKRTHTGEKPFQCEFEGCDRRFANSSDRKKHMHVHTSDKPYLCKMCDKSYTHPSSLRKHMKSPLVSPPGFSLAGP, from the exons ATGCTACTGGACGCGGGGCCGCAGTTCCCGGCCATCGGGGTGGGCAGCTTCGCGCGCCACCATCACCActcggccgcggcggcggcggcggcggctgccgAGATGCAGGACCGCGAACTGAGCCTGGCCGCGGCGCAGAACGGCTTCGTGGACTCGGCGGCCGCGCACATGGGCGCCTTCAAGCTCAACCCAGGCGCGCACGAGCTGTCCCCGGGCCAGAGCTCGGCGTTCACGTCGCAGGGCCCCGGCGCCTACCCTGGCTCTGCCGCGGCTGCCGCTGCAGCCGCCGCGCTTGGGCCCCATGCGGCGCACGTCGGCTCCTACTCCGGGCCGCCTTTCAACTCCACCCGGGACTTCCTGTTCCGCAGCCGGGGCTTCGGGGACTCGGCGCCGGGCAGCGGGCAGCACGGGCTGTTTGGGCCAGGAGCGGGCGGCCTGCACCATGCGCACTCGGACGCGCAGGGCCACCTCCTCTTCCCCGGCCTCCCGGAGCAGCACGGGCCGCACGGCTCGCAGAATGTGCTCAACGGGCAGATGCGCCTGGGGCTGCCCGGCGAGGTGTTCGGGCGCTCGGAGCAGTACCGCCAGGTGGCCAGCCCGCGGACCGACCCCTACTCGGCGGCGCAGCTCCACAACCAGTACGGTCCCATGAATATGAACATGGGTATGAACATGGCAGCGGCCGcggcccaccaccaccaccaccaccaccaccctggtgCCTTTTTCCGCTACATGCGGCAGCAGTGCATCAAGCAGGAGCTCATCTGCAAGTGGATCGACCCTGAGCAGCTGAGCAACCCCAAGAAGAGCTGCAACAAAACTTTCAGCACCATGCACGAGCTGGTGACCCACGTTTCCGTGGAGCACGTCGGCGGCCCCGAGCAGAGCAACCACGTCTGCTTCTGGGAGGAGTGTCCGCGCGAGGGCAAACCCTTCAAGGCCAAATACAAACTGGTCAACCACATCCGCGTGCACACAGGCGAGAaacccttcccctgccccttcccggGCTGCGGCAAGGTCTTCGCGCGCTCCGAGAACCTCAAGATCCACAAAAGGACCCACACAG GGGAGAAGCCCTTCCAGTGTGAGTTCGAGGGCTGCGACCGGCGCTTCGCCAACAGCAGCGACAGGAAGAAGCACATGCACGTCCACACCTCCGATAAGCCCTATCTGTGCAAGATGTGCGACAAGTCCTACACGCACCCCAGCTCACTGCGGAAACACATGAAG TCCCCTTTGGTCTCCCCTCCCGGCTTTTCTCTTGCAGGTCCATGA